In the Leptotrichia sp. oral taxon 223 genome, GAACCTGATTCATATGGTTGGGGATATTAATGAGGATATAAAGCAGATGGCGGGTGCTGAAGGCTCAAAATTTGGAACTGGCGGAATGATAACAAAAATCATTGCTGCGGAAATGGTAACAAAAATCGGGACAAGCCTTGTAATTGCCAGCGGAGATGATCCGAAAAATATAACTAGAATCGTAGAAAAGGAAAATATAGGAACGCTTTTTGTGAAAAAAAATAAAAAAATCAGCCTAAGAAAATACTGGCTTGCATATGGGCCTAATAAGGAAGGCGCCTTGACAATTGACAATGGTGCAAAAGCGGCATTAAAAAGTGGAAACAGCTTATTGTCAGTTGGAATAAAATCTATTGAAGGAAATTTTGATAAAGGGGCAGTTGTCGAAATAGAGGATTTGGAAGGAAAAGTTGTTGCAACAGGAATTTCAAACTATTCATCAGAGGAAATAAATCTTATAAAAGGCGTAAAAAGTGAAAATATAGAGGAAGTATTGGGGTACAAATATGATGACGCTGTGATTCATATTGATAATGTTGTCATAAGAAAATAAAACTGTGAAATTGAATGTTTTAGGATATATTTATAAAAATTAAAGATAAAAAGAAAATGAGGGAAAATATGAATTATATAGAAGAACTTGGGAAAAAAGCAAAAGCTGCTTCAAGGGAACTTTTGAAAATAGGTACAAAAACTAAAAATGAAGCATTATTGGCAATAGCGGATGAACTGATAAATAAAAAAGAAGAAATAAAGGCTGCAAACAGAATAGATATGGAAAATGGTAAAAAAAATGGAATGGCATTTTCCTTATTAGATAGAATGGAGCTTACAGACAGTAGAATCGAAGGGATGGCTCAAAGTCTGCGTGAAATGGCTATGTTTCTAGATCCAATTGGAGAGGTTGTTACAGGCTGGAATCACAAAAATGGAATGAGTATTGCTAAAAAAAGAGTTCCGCTCGGAGTAATCGGAATGATTTACGAATCTCGTCCAAACGTTACAGTAGATGCGGCAGGACTTGCAATAAAATCTTCAAATGCGATAATTTTACGTGGGTCAGAAGACGCCCTAAATTCGAATATTTATTTGAATAATTTGTTAAATAGAGTTGCAGATGCTCACGGATTGCCAAAAAATACAGTTCAGCTTGTGGAAAAGCCAGAAAGGGAACTTGTAAGGGATTTAATCCGTGCAGACAAATATATTGACGTAATTATTCCAAGAGGAGGAAAAGGGTTAAAAAGATTTATCGTAGAAAACGCAACAATCCCAATGATAGAAACAGGTGCAGGAATCTGTCACATCTTTGTGGACGAAACAGCTGACATAAAACAGGCATTACCAATCATAGAAAATGCCAAAGTCCAACGTC is a window encoding:
- a CDS encoding glutamate-5-semialdehyde dehydrogenase — translated: MNYIEELGKKAKAASRELLKIGTKTKNEALLAIADELINKKEEIKAANRIDMENGKKNGMAFSLLDRMELTDSRIEGMAQSLREMAMFLDPIGEVVTGWNHKNGMSIAKKRVPLGVIGMIYESRPNVTVDAAGLAIKSSNAIILRGSEDALNSNIYLNNLLNRVADAHGLPKNTVQLVEKPERELVRDLIRADKYIDVIIPRGGKGLKRFIVENATIPMIETGAGICHIFVDETADIKQALPIIENAKVQRPSVCNAIETTLIHENIAKAILPELTEMLLKDGVELRYSEEALEIVGNRSDVKLATEEDFGAEYLDLIMSLKLVKNVDEAIEYINNHGTHHSDSILTKSIENAEKFLNEVDSANVYLNASTRFSDGGEFGFGGEIGISTQKLHARGPMGIRELTTTKYVIRGEGQVRE